CGGGAATATCCAATGAGGCGATGTGTAAGGCGACGTCAACGACAGCGGCAACGCGGGATCGTCCGAAGTATCATATCCTAGCACTTTTCAACGACAGTTCACGCAAATGGCATAAAATAAATATTTTGGGTCGTAAATGCCCTGGTGTAGTGGCGATGGTAACATCAATATATTGTAGCTGAACACAACGTCACCGGTAGGCGGCGGATACACTTTTTGCGACTAGACAACGCATTCCACGCCAATGTGTCACTGCACTTAAAACCGAACGTCAATAGTCGACGTCATGTGTGGTAATGGTAAACGATATAATTGCGTTGCCTTTGCGTTCCACATGGTAACTAGGTGGTGAAATCCATAATGTCATAGACACACGTCCTGAGCCTATATTAGCAATCTCATGGTCACAAATAGTCTCAATAACGGGTCTACGGTAGTAAGACACCGTTCCTATTGCCGAAAGCACGCACATGCGAACACAGCTGTATGTAAATGATTGAAATAGCCGATGTTATCTTGGCGCTGCGCATATGTTGAACCGATAGCGCGACGCCTCGAGGGCAGATAGCAATCACATAGATAACCAGATCTACATGTCCAACGCACGCTCAATAGCACACACCAGCTTGTAACAGGTGCTCATGGCGGTAGGGTAGGTTGTGGAGATGGATATGTTGTGATCGAAACTTGGTTCCGGCTTGCTAGTTGTTGTCTCCTCAGTTAACAGCTCATCTTCGAGATCCTGCGAATAGGTGGGCTTGACTGGCGTACTGTTAGCACGGTCCAGGTACTTCTTGTGGAGGTCGGCAACGCAAAGTATCCCAGATTCGTTGGGAACAGGTAGTGGTGTGTAGTGGCTCAAGGATACATATATCCACAAATTGCCGAGATCGTCCTTCACCGTGTCCGCGAAGAAGGTCTCGGCGCACTGTAGCCGACCACGACTGGACACTGCAACCTTTACACCCCCCTCACCTAAATCCTCAAGACGCTGGTCCATGCGCTCAACCAGCACTGTCGCATCGTCTCCTTCGGGTTTCAGGCACCGCGCGTTGGTATGCAGGTACTTGGCCATAACCTTGTTGAACACCTTGAAGGTACGAGGAATACGAAATGCAGGGTAAAAGCGGTACAGTTGGGAGTTAAGAGTGTGAACCCAAATGCACATACGCCCTTCCTTGTTTAGGATCGAATCGTGGAGTGCAAGTAGACAAAAGTGCAAAATGTCAGGACGCACATCCTTCCAGTTGCGGCGGCGGAACTTCCCCTCGGAAGCAGCGGAATCCTCGGTCACATCTTCTTCCTCCAAATTTTGATCTGCGTCCTGTTCCGAAGGCTTGGAAGTTGCGACTTCTCTGTGAAGGAATGTAGATGGTATGCAACAGTTTCACGTCACTCCCCAAAGCAATGTGTATCCTTCCAACGCTAAACAAATGCTGCCATAAACACTAATATAAAACGTCAAGAAATAGGAAAACGTTCATCACATAGCGCATTGTGGCACATCATAGACAAAATCAGACAATTAGACACCCACCGGTAGTGATCCTCCTCGTTCAACAGCGTGAACGACTGAGGGAGCGACCGCCGCTTGTGAGACCTTTCGCGGTGCAGCTCCAGACTGGCATTACACAAAACAAAATTTATCGCCATCCCTAAAAAGAGCCGCGAAAATGGCGACTGAAACGCCCAAGCAACACAACAACGTCAACGACTCGTGCCGCTCCAGGTTGTGATTACACATATCCTTTCAAAATGGCGAAAACCGCTAAGGTCAAGGGATACGGTGCTTATTGGAAGGGCGACATAAAAAACAAGACGATCAAGCGCAAGAACAAACAGTATATCTCCGATCAGCGCTGCCTACAGGTATATAAAAAGGAGCTGCAGAAACTGAACGAGGGCACCGCAGCTGATGAGGCTACCTGCAGCAACAACGTAAATACAGAAGCAAAAAGTACTAGTGGGCACCGATCCAATGTGCAAACTATCGCAGAACACGACGTCAAAATAATCAAACCCCAAATCGAAACAGTTTACTACGTGAACGGCGCGCATCCAAGAGGTGACGCTAATGCTACCCACTACAGTAAGAGGAGGGAACTATCTGGCGAAGGGAAGAATTCAAGACGGAAGACTGATGGTGCTACTCGTGATGCAAGTGTCGCTCCAGAGGTGAACTGGAGTCTCGGTGGTCGCATTTCGGAAAGCAACCAGGAGTCAGACAACGAAAGTGATGTGATTGACAGTGAGTCTGACTCTGGAGAACTTGAAAATGATGATCTGCAAACGAGCGCCGCAACGTCTGATGATCACGGCGAACAAACTGCGTCCCGTTCGAGCCCTTCCAAAAAGGGTAAAGACAAGGCTAAGGCACGGCTGACTGATGGCAAATCCGATGCTAAAGCGTCGAGTACTGAGGACAAAACGAACAAGAAACAGAAGGGTAAATTCACCGGTGTTTACGCCAAAGCCCTAAAACTCAGAGAAGAAAAGGCCAAAATCAGGCAACAGCAACATAACGAAAGGGTAGAAAAGATCAAACAGAAGAAACGAGAAATCAGAGAGAAGAAGCAAGAGAGGTACGCCAGACACAGGCTGTTGGGCCAGAAGACCAAGCGGGGCCAACCCATCATGGCAAACGTTATATCGCACCTAATGAATAACTTCCAGAAAAAACACAACCAAAAATGAATGTCCTTCATTTATTATATATGCGCCATTCGTTGCAATCTTTGATTGCGTAGGCTCCTAAGTAGGAGCAACATCAGCTGGGTATAGTGTCGTCTGCTGATAATTAACAACCATTCGCCAGTCTAGCGCCTCTAGAGCCACATCTATGAGTCCACAGATGTTTCCCCTCCAGCTTCCGAAGATTCAGCGCCTGATTTACCCTTGCGTCGGCGTTTTCGTTTCCGCGGTTCCTGATATTCAATAAGCTACTACATTGACACTGGCATACCTGATGTTCTGTAGAGGCATCTGCGATAGTAGGTTTAGATGTTTGTTGGGGTTTCGCAGCTTTCCGTTTGGGTTTCAAACAGCTTAGCGGGTTGGGATTTTTGGTTTTTTTCTTTTTCCGCTTGACAGGTGCATAACTGGCATCCGACAACACGGGCAAATAAGGCTTCTCCCAATCTTTGGGGAGGAGTTTACCCTTTTCAACCTGTGAGCGTATTTGCCCCTTTATCACATAGACATACGAATTCTTTATATTCTTTGGAGCTCTTCGCAGGGTGCTCGAGAAACATGACGTTGTTGTTCAGCTTCACAATGGGTACATCCCCAGACTTGCGCAACCAGCCGATCAAACTCTGGTCCTGAGTGGCAACGAACAACTTCTGTGAGTTGCCGGATGACACTGCGCTTGTAATGCAACGACGCGAATTGGCACCCTTGTCGCTTGATCCATGCGTGCAGTTAAGTCTGTATATTTTCCACCGCATTCGCACCTTAAACACACCTCTGATAACGCTTCAAGGACAAACTAGCGCCGGACATCTCCTCCCCCATGTCACGAAGCTCATTCAGGATGCAGTTGGTAACATCTGCAGCACTTGTTAACCTTGTAAATGGGGACGAAACACATGTGAATAACATTGATTTGCCACAGTTAACAGCGCATTAAGCAGATACTCGGCTGCGCTAATTGAGCAGAGAGCAGCACTCCACGCATAAGAGCTCTAACTGGCGGGGCTTGACAAAATCAAGACAAAAGAACATGTAGGAAGCTACACTAGATCTTTAAATATCATGAAACGTATATGGATAATACCGTATTAGCGTTTCAATGTGCTCGCATTTGGCAACAGTGAGAACATGAAACCAGACATGTTAGATGTACGACAGTAATATACTCAAAGAATGAGACTGTATAACCCTACATACTTCGCCGTCACGTACGGATCGCACATATATAACGGTAATAAACGGTAGGGAAACTTACAAGTGTGAGTAGTGCCACCAAGAAGCTCTGTTATTTTATCCTTGACATGGATGCGATGCTTCAGCGCAGCATACGCAAATGACCCGTCCACTGCTAGAAGTTACACCTACGTTTCATACACACCCACCTAGCACGCGGTAAGGCTCCGTGAGATCGTAGAGCTGCCGATAAAAATCAAGCGTTCGCTTGATTCGTTTGTTTTTGCTCCCCTTCATCTTAGACACCCTTCATTAGACAGCACGTTTTCTTTGCGATAGATGGTTATTGTTCACATAAGGTTGTAAATTTTTCATTTTGACGGCTCATTGGAATAGAAGGCGACCGCACTCCGAGCTCGAGGTAGAGTATTGTAAGGTCGAGCAGACATAACAAAATATTTCCGTCCTTCCGCCATTATAGACACCGAAGAAATTTATGCGCAATGAATGTAATCAGCTGCCTTAAATGGCTCCCGAAGAGCTACACTTATACTGACTTCTTCCAAAGCTATATACATCGCGCCGAAGAAGATGCCAGGTACGGTACTTTTAGCCGTGTCTATCGCTGTATGGACCTCTATTATAGCCGATATTCTGTATATTGAAGGCTAACAATGTGCAGCGACATAGACGTAGACCAAGAAGGGGAAGACCAAAGGGACGAAATCACTGACGAATTCGATCTCGACAACTATGACGCTGACGAAGTGCCAGGTAATAGTGCAATATGCATAATAACGCCTATTAATGTGCAAACAGGTGAACAATTCTTCACGCTGTCCAACGAGGATGAGAAACTTATCGTCGAGGATGCGGAAGATGTGGAGGTATGAACCAATGGCAGCATATTTTTATTCCATGGCAGTCACGTAAACTGGACGGCGACGACAGGGTTATTGTCTGCGGAAATAGCGGAGAGGATTGCGCATCAATTGATTTCTTCATTTACAACACTGCATACTGTGGTTTAGAGACATGCCACTCCATCCTGGTAAATTTATCGTATTTATCATCATAACATGAAATCAGATCGCATCTTTCCCATTAGTGCTGGAAATTGTTCCTAATCTTCCAAATTACGCGCCACTAGTAGCAGCGGGCACCTACGAGTCCCATATTGACATATGGGATATGAGGCAGATCGACAAACTAGACCCGGTCATAACTCTTGGTGGGCAGGGAGAATCGCAAAACCAAGGGCACCAAGACGCTGTACAGTGCTTATCTAACTCGCCCCATGTCTCGTAAGTCAATGCTATACTGCAACGGTATTCATCCGGCGCAGGCAACTCATGGCCAGCGGGTCCGCGGACAATACCGTCAAGGTCTGGGATCTCAACGAGGCGCAAGTGCTACATTCGTTCATCCATCACACGTCAAATGTAAGGCAGTATAATGGATATCCAACATGCATAATCCGTGCAGGTTCAAGTGGTGCAATTCTCACCCTTTGACGCATCCCTTCTGTTGACAGCATCATTCGACAAAACAGCTGCACTGTGCGACATCAGGGAATGCAAAAGCAACGTAGGGTATCCGTGTATGCGCATATAAATATTGTCAGACAAGTCTCAAGCTGGACTCTGATGTGGAATCGGCCATATGGAAAGGCGCAAACAACATTGTGGTATGTCGGAAAACAATAAGGCTCATAGCACAATACAGGTATCAATGGAAGATGGGAGCGTTGCGGAGTACGACATCAGGAGCGAAAAGATGCTCTGGCAAATCAAGGCGCACAAGAAAGCTTGCAGTTCGGTGCAACTCGTTGACAGTACGCGCGTATGATTACAACATACTTATGAGCAGATGTCATGGTAACGTGTGGATTGGACTCCAAGGCTAAAGTGTACAAACTTGGAGGCACGAAGCCCACGAAGTTGGCTTCCAAAAACCTCAACGCGGTATGTGCGCCTTATAAGATTATGCAATGGAAATCATCAGGGTCCTTTGTTTAGCGTAGAAGGCTCGCCAGATGACAAACACCTTATGGGCTTCGGCGGGGAACTGCTAGTACTGTGGGACCTTGAAACAATAGACAGGTTCAACGACATGATTTAGTTGTACCCTTTAACAATCGTGAATACAGATATAACAGATGTTAGTAATGCACTACTTTTTTACAGCGTGGCGTACAGAGTTAGTAGTGTTGATTGAAGCCTGTAACGTTTTAGCTGCTTCACGTTCACTGTGTAACAGTGATCTACACACAAGCGGTTTGCGACCACACACACCAGATAAACACGCGCAATGCATTACGCAATCCAGTTCTAGTAATTTCGTTGGTGTTTAGTGTGTATGGGAGCAACTTAAAGCTATAGAATCTAAGCCGTCCCCATGGAAGGTCGGAGCTCTGTGCCCATACCTTCCTTCTTCATTTAGTTATGTAGACATATGGCGAACAAAAATGCCACTTACATTAATAAACGGTTTCAAATATTTCACGGGCTTTCTAGGTAAGGAACGATCAGAAAAAACGTTCACGCTCGAGCAGCCTTCCTCAGTTTGATTCTACCGTACTACATTAACTTCGCCACTTACAGCCCCTTTCTGCTACGACCTATACTTAACATCGCATGGGCATTCATATTTGGGACCCACATATGGTATCTTTTCTTTGCGGCTGAGGATTTCTTCGCTGCAGGTACGGCAATGACATTTTTCATATAAACGTCTTATGAATGACGAAATACGTTGTATATCCATAAGGAGTTATTGCCATGAACTATTGTGTCGTTGATCAGTAATCTGCTAATTCCGTGGTACGGATAAGAGACGCACATCGCTGCATCTGGTAGCATGATGCTTTACGGTAAACGTTGTTTTATAGTTTACCAGTATGATGTTGCAGACTCGTATGTGCTGTATATTGATTATATTTCTAATGTTTACGGAATAAACGTAACACGTGTGTTTTACTTCGAACTCTAAAGCTCTATGTTAATAGAGTTTCAGATGGAGACGAAGGTTACTACTTTGGGAAAAGACGGTACGGACCGCTCACCGAAGGTTCAGACGAGTGTAACAAATTTCTGTGCTGCACGTTGTTTTTCAATGCGCTAATTGTCATCACAACTCGCGGACTTGCGCCTTATCACAAATACGTACACTGTTGCAGTGTTACATCATTGTTGTCGACATTCGTCAATGCCATGCTGGTGCCTAATAGTACACCAACTGTGGAACATGGGTTCCCTTTCAGCCTCATATCACCACCGACGTGCTCTAGGATATTATCGTTCTTCACATGCGCGCCACTCTTCATATACAGCCTGATGTAGCAACATTTTCAATCTTATGTACATTTGATTACTTAGTTTACTACAGACGATTAAGTGGGTGCAACAATTAACTCTACGGGTCGAGTAAAGTGATATATTGGGACACGGTGATACCGTTAGCTTCCACGGAAGCAAGTCGATTAACCATAAATGATAAGGATCTGCCTGTCCAGAAGCCTATCTCCACGTACAGGTCTAACAATGTTCATCCGTTGAAAGTAATGGATTCACATGTAACAGGGCCAAAGCAAGTCAATGGAGGACATCGGATTATACTGCAGTGCAGATTTGGGTATTTTGGGTCAATAATTAACCACATTGCTGCAACACATATACAGATCGCTTTCAAATAGCATGTAACGATTATGCACGCCACTAATACTCCAACGAAAGACAGTTGCTATATTATTCGGGTATTAGTGGGTAAGTGGGATGGGTGAGCTAGGCAATTGCGTCAAGGGGGCGATCATCATCAAAGTGGTGAGTAGAGGCACTATTACGGTGGTGACAACAAAGTTCATATGAAGATCGCGCGTGGTTGTATCATATTTCATGGTATCGGAGGCAAAAACATGTTGTGATGCCATGGGTATACGTGCTACAGGTCGCCTTGGTTGATAACGTTCATTTAGCCAGCGAGAATGCGATGATGTCTATATGTAATCCGTGACTTTCTTGCTTGGTACTCGCCGATGCAGTAGTATGAAGCAATTAATAATACTTTATTAAACAGGTATTGTGCCGTTGGTCCATAATACTGTGATTTACGTGCGATAATTGAAATTGTTGAAGTTGATTAAAGAGTTCTACGCAAACAGTTCATTTTGCGGGTGCAAAAATCGTGGACCTTGTGGAACGGTCGAATGCGAAAAACGGTCATGGCGCATACGGCGATGAGGATGACTGCGACGAGGACTATGATGATGGGCATGACGGAGGGGGAATCTGTGTCATCGGTTAGAGATTGTTGACTGGCAATAATACGTTGTGGACTAATGGAATGCTGTGTAGTAACGGAAGAGACAGCTTGAGTTGAAGCGGATGCAGAGCGTTTCAGTCGACAACATTGACATTCACATGTATGCTCTTTGCCTCTACATTGGGTATCACATCCCGACGGAAGGCATTGCTTGCCGTTTCTGCGATCCATGTTGAATGCCATACATGGAGCACACTGTCTCGTACCACTACATTCTTTACAGCACCAGGGGCAGCAACTACAGTCCCCGGACATGATACAACTAGTATCACAATAACACTCGAAACCCATCTTACCCCCTATCCTTCCCTCTCAATCTACAAACCATGAAACACTCGCCTCAGCAAGACACTGATCGTCTCCCATCGGCCTTACGGTAGCAGTCACATGACCGCCATCCAGGGCAGCGTCGGTTacatcacaactatgcagATATCACAACTGAAGTACAACCAAGCTACAGCATGTTGATACCATCCtggtcgtggcatgcaggtcagcCGGTGCCAAGCGAGCAGTGAACTCCAACCATCAAGGACAGTACAAAGTTGCCATTGTCTGACTGCTTTTACATTTGTGTTATAATATATACCTCAATGAGTTACACTGCGTTATTAATAAGTTTGTCATTCACCCTGTTACCACCAATTACACTTAACCATGCCGTGCCCGGGCCATCACGTCGCGTAACCACAGCTACATACATAGCCAAGCGACGCAGCTAATAATTAGCATGCCGAACAATCACGTTGCATACGACGCACTTTAACTTGTAATAGCacgcttcatcatcttaTTAGTGGCTCATAACCCAAGATCACTGCCCACTAAAGCCATGGGAGGTCGTGGACACCACTCAAGTAACTCACAACTCGACATCCCAAAACACGAACCTACAAATGCATGAACTACACCGGCTGCCAATTGCTGAGCAGCTATCAGGTAATACATTTGGGTGAGTATTaggttaggcggtgggttgctaggtagtgggttaggtgagtggtgGTGAGGTGGTCCATCAAGGTTGCAAGTAggtgagcttggcaagtttgttaacacgtgccgcggcgagtagtgattgcgcggcgatgcgatgtgatgagggtgagtgcaaatgcgatttgatgtggagcaggtcgaggcggatgatgaagatgtggatgaggtacaacagagagaggagccagagggcgagtACAAGATAGGAGAAAGGTTCACGGATTTTCCagaggaagttgtcacattcccTAAACAAGTTCTCGAAATATTTCGATTTTAAAACATTCTTCAACTGGCTACAGAAAGCAGAGCACTTCTTTGGCGCATCCTTGTCATTCAACGTCGACGCTTCACCAAAGGCGAAACCAAATTGGTAGAGCGTTGGTGCGACGCCCTTGCAGTCAACGATGGATCTGCATTGGCAGTTAGCAGATGGCTTCTCTTCATCAACAACACCATGCGATCCCTTCTTACACTTGTCACCACGGAGACATCCACGGCAACCCCAGTCCTGGCATATTATATTGCAAAAGCTGTTGAGCAATGAGTTAAGGCACTCCCAAAATGCCCACGGTAGGTATAGACTCCATGACAGGTATAGCTTAGAATGTTTGTGCGCAATATAGTGATAGTAATTGTGACACAAGGACTGCATATACGGAGCACAGTAAACGTTAATACCTGGATATTCGCAGAACTTTGTCATGAAAAGGCTGGACAGGTCAGCATTTCTACCCGGAGGATGCGGCAACCCGTGACTATTCTGCCTGCTGCCGTAGGCTCTAGAAAACGCAGCAGTCAAGTCAGACGGCTTCTTATATAAATCGATGGACAAGTCCTTAAGTTTCGATTCCAATTCCTTTTTGACACCAATTGCATCCGCGGTCTTACTATCATGCCACCCTCTAACGAAGGACAACGCAAATGCTACGTGTTCAGGCAATGTGGATGGCGGTTTCGGGATGAGGGTGAGCAGGGACGAAACCAGCCCGTTGCCGAGGAAAAAACTAATAGTTTCATACAGGTCCTTACCTGTCTTTGTACATCCCGAAAAACCTCTGAAGCCAAGCGGCGTCAAACATGGCGTACCGGGCTTGGATTTCGTGCAAGTGCTACAGTCATACTTACATCCAATACCGCCCAGTTGATGGGGAAGGCTACCGGGCAAACAGTCATTTAGGTAGCTCATTAGGGGcgacgttggttggcactttggttgtcCATTTGGTCGGCACTCTGCTTCgcacgttgctttgtcGCTAAGATGCTCTTTGCACGGCCAGTTGGTAGCCTTGATAGTTTTGCCGTATTCGCATTGTTTCCACCCACCGTGCTTAGCATCTAGGTTGCATTGTACACGGAGATATTGCAGTGTAAGTAACAATCTACGGAGGATATCCAGCAGCATATCGAGGCAATCCGCTGGCTTAGAAGGGTAACGTAATTTCATGGAGTTATTGCAGAGATCACTGGCATAGACGGTGTAGGCATCTCCGTACCCGGCGATGGCGGTAATAAGGTCGTAGGATTTGGAGCAGagatgaccaagcaccgtGTCGATGTTATTATACGTGATCCTATGCGGGTATGCATTAAGGTACTGCGCTTTGTGGTCGAAGAATTCAATTtcaaggtcatcgttaCTTTGTATTGTTTGCTTCTTAGGCTTTTCCAAGAGGTCGCTAAAGCCGTCAGATAACAATGTCGGATACACGCCACTGTACGGAAGCCCCGTGAACCAGCACAGCATATCATGAACAGTGCACGGTAACCTGCTTGCGTAGTAAGTGGACAAGTGACCAACTTCATTGTACTTTTCGCAATGTCTGAAGAGGCACTTGAGGATATCCATGAGATGGAAATTGTAAGCTTTTCCGCGTGCGTTTGATTCGCAATATTGAAGGTGCGGAGAATCGTATACGCCTTTAATCGGCCGAGTGATTCTATTGTTAATGGATTCACCTATCATATTCTT
This genomic stretch from Babesia bigemina genome assembly Bbig001, chromosome : III harbors:
- a CDS encoding WD domain, G-beta repeat containing protein, putative gives rise to the protein MNVISCLKWLPKSYTYTDFFQSYIHRAEEDASDIDVDQEGEDQRDEITDEFDLDNYDADEVPGNSAICIITPINVQTGEQFFTLSNEDEKLIVEDAEDVESRKLDGDDRVIVCGNSGEDCASIDFFIYNTAYCGLETCHSILIASFPLVLEIVPNLPNYAPLVAAGTYESHIDIWDMRQIDKLDPVITLGGQGESQNQGHQDAVQCLSNSPHVSQLMASGSADNTVKVWDLNEAQVLHSFIHHTSNVQVVQFSPFDASLLLTASFDKTAALCDIRECKSNTSLKLDSDVESAIWKGANNIVVSMEDGSVAEYDIRSEKMLWQIKAHKKACSSVQLVDNVMVTCGLDSKAKVYKLGGTKPTKLASKNLNAGPLFSVEGSPDDKHLMGFGGELLVLWDLETIDRFNDMI
- a CDS encoding rRNA-processing protein, putative, translated to MKGSKNKRIKRTLDFYRQLYDLTEPYRVLVDGSFAYAALKHRIHVKDKITELLGGTTHTYVTNCILNELRDMGEEMSGASLSLKRYQRLNCTHGSSDKGANSRRCITSAVSSGNSQKLFVATQDQSLIGWLRKSGDVPIVKLNNNVMFLEHPAKSSKEYKEFVEKGKLLPKDWEKPYLPVLSDASYAPVKRKKKKTKNPNPLSCLKPKRKAAKPQQTSKPTIADASTEHQEPRKRKRRRKGKSGAESSEAGGETSVDS
- a CDS encoding Probable ribosomal RNA small subunit methyltransferase mra1; translation: MAINFVLCNASLELHRERSHKRRSLPQSFTLLNEEDHYREVATSKPSEQDADQNLEEEDVTEDSAASEGKFRRRNWKDVRPDILHFCLLALHDSILNKEGRMCIWVHTLNSQLYRFYPAFRIPRTFKVFNKVMAKYLHTNARCLKPEGDDATVLVERMDQRLEDLGEGGVKVAVSSRGRLQCAETFFADTVKDDLGNLWIYVSLSHYTPLPVPNESGILCVADLHKKYLDRANSTPVKPTYSQDLEDELLTEETTTSKPEPSFDHNISISTTYPTAMSTCYKLVCAIERALDM
- a CDS encoding rRNA processing domain containing protein, putative; translation: MAKTAKVKGYGAYWKGDIKNKTIKRKNKQYISDQRCLQVYKKELQKLNEGTAADEATCSNNVNTEAKSTSGHRSNVQTIAEHDVKIIKPQIETVYYVNGAHPRGDANATHYSKRRELSGEGKNSRRKTDGATRDASVAPEVNWSLGGRISESNQESDNESDVIDSESDSGELENDDLQTSAATSDDHGEQTASRSSPSKKGKDKAKARLTDGKSDAKASSTEDKTNKKQKGKFTGVYAKALKLREEKAKIRQQQHNERVEKIKQKKREIREKKQERYARHRLLGQKTKRGQPIMANVISHLMNNFQKKHNQK